The proteins below come from a single Miscanthus floridulus cultivar M001 chromosome 1, ASM1932011v1, whole genome shotgun sequence genomic window:
- the LOC136532789 gene encoding probable UDP-arabinopyranose mutase 1, whose translation MAGTVTVPGSSVPSTPLLKDELDIVIPTIRNLDFLEMWRPFFQSYHLIIVQDGDPTKTIKVPEGFDYELYNRNDINRILGPKASCISFKDSACRCFGYMVSKKKYIYTIDDDCFVAKDPTGKDINALEQHIKNIMSPSTPFFFNTLYDPYREGADFVRGYPFSLREGTHTAVSHGLWLNIPDYDAPTQLVKPKERNERYVDAVMTIPKGTLFPMCGMNLCFDRDLIGPAMYFGLMGDGQPIGRYDDMWAGWCVKVICDHLSLGVKTGLPYIWHSKASNPFVNLRKEYKGIFWQEDIIPFFQNVTIPKDCDTVQKCYLYLSGEVKEKLGKIDPYFVKLADAMVTWIEAWDELNPATPAAENGKAK comes from the exons ATGGCGGGCACGGTGACGGTCCCGGGGTCGTCGGTCCCCTCGACGCCGCTGCTCAAGGACGAGCTCGACATCGTGATCCCGACGATCCGCAACCTCGACTTCCTCGAGATGTGGAGGCCCTTCTTCCAGTCCTACCACCTCATCATCGTGCAGGACGGcgaccccaccaagaccatcaAGGTGCCCGAGGGCTTCGACTACGAGCTCTACAACCGCAACGACATCAACCGCATCCTCGGGCCCAAGGCCTCCTGCATCTCCTTCAAGGACTCCGCGTGCCGCTGCTTCGGCTACATGGTCTCCAAGAAGAAGTACATCTACACCATCGACGACGACTGCTTC GTTGCCAAGGACCCAACTGGCAAGGATATCAATGCTCTTGAGCAGCACATCAAGAACATCATGAGCCCATCCACCCCGTTCTTCTTCAACACCCTGTACGACCCCTACCGCGAGGGTGCTGACTTTGTGCGTGGATACCCCTTCAGCCTCAGGGAGGGTACCCACACTGCTGTCTCCCACGGCCTGTGGCTGAACATCCCTGACTATGATGCTCCCACACAGCTGGTCAAGCCTAAGGAGAGGAACGAGAG GTATGTTGATGCTGTCATGACAATCCCCAAGGGAACCTTGTTTCCCATGTGCGGCATGAACCTTTGCTTCGATAGGGATCTCATTGGCCCTGCTATGTACTTTGGTCTCATGGGTGATGGCCAGCCCATTGGTCGCTACGACGACATGTGGGCAGGATGGTGTGTGAAG GTCATCTGCGACCACTTGAGCCTGGGAGTCAAGACTGGCCTGCCATACATCTGGCACAGCAAGGCTAGCAACCCCTTTGTTAACTTGAGGAAGGAATACAAGGGCATCTTCTGGCAGGAGGACATCATCCCCTTCTTCCAGAACGTGACCATCCCCAAGGATTGCGACACCGTCCAGAAGTGCTACCTCTACCTCTCCGGAGAGGTGAAGGAGAAGCTAGGCAAGATTGACCCCTACTTTGTCAAGCTCGCTGACGCCATGGTCACCTGGATTGAGGCCTGGGATGAGCTGAACCCGGCTACCCCCGCCGCCGAGAATGGCAAGGCCAAGTAG